From the Glandiceps talaboti chromosome 12, keGlaTala1.1, whole genome shotgun sequence genome, one window contains:
- the LOC144443715 gene encoding fatty acid-binding protein, brain-like yields the protein MSLIITGALAVASVQLIRFAHTVQSTGSSVRLPALNQPIPAVHTQEVHLSSDDRMAPNYEGKYKLAKSEKFDEYMKALGVGLATRKIGIMTSPTLTVTQDGDHFVWKSDSTFKSQVVDFNIGKEYDFKTMDDRNVKCLVTWEGEKLKEVQKPLPGQDGKETTLMRELDADGNVLMTLTIDDIVCTRYYKRC from the exons ATGAGTTTAATCATTACTGGGGCCCTAGCGGTTGCAAGTGTGCAACTCATTCGGTTCGCACACACCGTCCAGTCAACAGGGAGTTCAGTCCGTCTGCCAGCATTAAACCAGCCCATTCCCGCTGTTCACACTCAAGAAGTCCACCTCTCATCTGACGACAGAATGGCACCAAATTACGAAGGAAAGTACAAATTGGCGAAAAGTGAGAAGTTCGATGAGTATATGAAGGCATTGG GAGTGGGCCTTGCAACTCGCAAGATTGGTATCATGACATCCCCTACATTGACTGTAACACAGGATGGAGATCACTTTGTATGGAAGTCTGACTCTACTTTCAAAAGTCAAGTCGTAGACTTTAATATCGGCAAAGAATATGATTTCAAAACAATGGATGACAGAAATGTAAAG tGTCTTGTAACATGGGAAGGTGAAAAACTGAAAGAAGTACAGAAACCCCTACCAGGCCAAGACGGCAAAGAAACTACCCTAATGAGAGAACTTGATGCCGATGGTAATGTATTAATG